TAATTCCTTCTACATCCCTAATTTGGTTAAGGGGTGCTCTACCCCCATCCATTTCTCTTTCCAATACTTCAATAGTTTCATCGGGTAACATGTCCTTTGCAGATTCTAAAACACCTGAAACAACAGCTTCCCGGATTATAGTTCCACTAATTCCTTCCAGGCGAGGTACAAAGATGAATTTGTTCTGGAAGTTGAATCCTATTTTAGTGAGGGATTTTGAGAGTGATACAATAACGTAGTTATCCTCATTCAGTTTTCCCTTTAGTAGGACATTTCCAGTTTCCATGTCAACCATGCGGTAGGGTTTAGGAGCTACTCCCACTCCTTTCCCTATTTTTTCCAGTAGAACTTCAAATTCAGGATCTTTTTTGTATCCCCTGGGAATATAATCAGCATCCAATGCTTGGAACATACGAGCCAAACATATTGAGTACTGTCCAGAACCCATCACACCCATGGGCGGTCCTTCAACCACCACATCAGCACCAACAGCTATGGCTGCCTCTGCCCGAGCCTGGCGAGTCATTATATAAGGAATTCCCCGGCCACTGCGTTCAAATGGTCCTGGAACCACAGCAACAAATAGTCCATCTGGAACGGCCTTTTTAGCCTCTATAAGGCAATGAAGATGACCTTTATGTAGCGGGTTGTATTCTGTAAAATCCGACAGTATTTTAACATCAGATGTGGGTTCTTTAAACTGAGGTCTCACTCGTAAATCTTCCAGGAATGTTTTTTTATCCCGGACGATGATAGTTTTAACCAAACTTTCTACAGAAGACACCAAAAAACCACCCTGTTAATCTTATGAATAAAGATTTGATTTTGCCAATAGTTCTACAGAAGACTGCGACCCTACTATTTTTATGGTCATATTATGGTCATCAAAGTTATATGATTATGCTTACAGAGTGATAATAGACCTGTCAGTTTATTCTAACGGACTGATTTTAGTCAAGGCTTGACAGGCTTTTTCGATGAACAGGCTTCTTTGAAGTGTGAGTATTATGAAAATGGTGGATTTGTGCATATCCAACTGTAAACTGGATTTAGATTATAAGAATTTTTTCTTAGGCATAAATGAGGGTAAGATTGTTTCTATAAAAAAATCACCCATCTCTGCAGATGAAGTTATCAATGCAAAAGGTAATATTGTGCTTCCAGGTTTAATTGATTGCCATGTGCATTTCAGGGATCCGGGACTCACCTTTAAAGAAGATTTTTATACAGGGAGCGCTGCAGCAGCAGCTGGAGGTTTCACCACTGTACTGGACATGCCAAATACTATTCCCCCCACAAATACTCCAAAAGCGTATAAAGAAAAACTTAAGATCGCAGATAATAAAAGTTTAGTGGACTTTGGTCTCCATGCAGGTGTTGGTGATCTTTCCTGTATTGAAGAGCTTGCAGAATTAAGGCCTGCATCTTTTAAAATCTTTATGGATCTTTCAGACCATGACAGTTTAATGGAGGCTTTCAATAAGATAAAGATGGTGGCTCCTGATAACCTTATATCCTTGCATGCTGAGGATGGTGCAGTGGTTAGAAGATGCACAGATTTAATGGAGAAAAAAGGGTCTGATCCAGAATTATATGCACAGGCCCGCCCACCACAAGCTGAAATTGAAGCGGTTGGAAAAGCCCTTATACTGGCTAGAAAATTCCAGCAAAAGATACATTTTTGCCATGTGAGTACCAAGAAATCACTTGAACTGATTAATAGGGCTCAAAATAACGGTTTAAAAGTGACCTCAGAGATCACTCCACATCACCTTTTCCTGAATTCCAGTTACCTTAAAGAGTTTGGGAACCAGGCCAAAACTAATCCGCCCCTACGTGATGAGGAAAACAGGCTGGATATTAATTATTTAGATAAGATTGATATTATTGGTACAGATCACGCTCCTCACACCCTGGAAGAGAAAAGTGAAAATGTTTGGAAGGCTCCTCCAGGCGTTCCAGGTATTGAAGTCATTCTTTCCCTACTTTTAACTCAGTTAAACCAGGGAAAGATAGATTTTAGGGATATTAAGAGATTGTTATGTGAAAACCCTGCTAAAATCTTCAATATTCCCTATAAAGGTTTCATAGCTCAAGGGATGGATGCGGATCTGGTTTTAGTTGATCTGAAAAAAGAGAGTATTATAGAGCCTGAAAATTTCAATTCTAAAGCAAA
This is a stretch of genomic DNA from Methanobacteriaceae archaeon. It encodes these proteins:
- a CDS encoding nucleotidyltransferase family protein; amino-acid sequence: MSSVESLVKTIIVRDKKTFLEDLRVRPQFKEPTSDVKILSDFTEYNPLHKGHLHCLIEAKKAVPDGLFVAVVPGPFERSGRGIPYIMTRQARAEAAIAVGADVVVEGPPMGVMGSGQYSICLARMFQALDADYIPRGYKKDPEFEVLLEKIGKGVGVAPKPYRMVDMETGNVLLKGKLNEDNYVIVSLSKSLTKIGFNFQNKFIFVPRLEGISGTIIREAVVSGVLESAKDMLPDETIEVLEREMDGGRAPLNQIRDVEGIIQTANNTSVPDLKSLSIIDERTIDNIIQKRPFKTIMEVEECIARGFSRHHRQRVLSSLEVRVAGDDLSRYIEHYPSTIRILNYKNKEVLREFKKRIPHRRLEICQ
- a CDS encoding dihydroorotase family protein, coding for MVDLCISNCKLDLDYKNFFLGINEGKIVSIKKSPISADEVINAKGNIVLPGLIDCHVHFRDPGLTFKEDFYTGSAAAAAGGFTTVLDMPNTIPPTNTPKAYKEKLKIADNKSLVDFGLHAGVGDLSCIEELAELRPASFKIFMDLSDHDSLMEAFNKIKMVAPDNLISLHAEDGAVVRRCTDLMEKKGSDPELYAQARPPQAEIEAVGKALILARKFQQKIHFCHVSTKKSLELINRAQNNGLKVTSEITPHHLFLNSSYLKEFGNQAKTNPPLRDEENRLDINYLDKIDIIGTDHAPHTLEEKSENVWKAPPGVPGIEVILSLLLTQLNQGKIDFRDIKRLLCENPAKIFNIPYKGFIAQGMDADLVLVDLKKESIIEPENFNSKAKYTPFEGFQVTGMPVMTLVRGRKVMEDGEILENKGKHIYSSYNL